GTCGGATAGAATTTGAACACTTTTTCATATAACCTTGCTAACTCAATTGCATCTTCTTCCGTTGCTTCTACTAAAATAGTATTGTCCATAATGTCAGTTGATACATATTGTTTTTGGTCACGTTGAACAATTTCCATCACATCTTCATTTACTTTGTGAAAATTAGATTCTTCCCGTTCAGAATGAAAATATTTCGTCATCATGATCCCATCTTGCCCTTTGAAAAAACCGCTAATTCTGCCTTCCCTACTGAAACCAGCATGTTGAAGCTGATTAACACAATGAGGCATCGTAAAACAAATGAGCTTTGAAGCATTTGTTTGCTTCTGTAATGTTAGCAAACTCTGAATGGTCTCATCTGTTACTTCAACTAGATAACTAACAATTCGCTCATTAAATCGATCATCATCAATTTTGTTACTTGTTTGCTGAATAATCATGCACTTCTCCTCTCTACATCATAAAATTAGTCGCTACTCCTAACTTATAATAATAGTATATTTTTTCAAAAAGAAGAAGGCTATCGTACGCTTCGCAGAAAAACATTTCTCATTTTTATACATTTGTACGAAGAACATCTGACTTCTTAAAAACTTAGATAAGCTTTGCCATTTTGTACAAAAAATATTGAT
The sequence above is a segment of the Bacillus solimangrovi genome. Coding sequences within it:
- the ablB gene encoding putative beta-lysine N-acetyltransferase; protein product: MIIQQTSNKIDDDRFNERIVSYLVEVTDETIQSLLTLQKQTNASKLICFTMPHCVNQLQHAGFSREGRISGFFKGQDGIMMTKYFHSEREESNFHKVNEDVMEIVQRDQKQYVSTDIMDNTILVEATEEDAIELARLYEKVFKFYPTNVHDPKYLREQIGSDYVFVVMKENGKIISAASAYIQPEYNCAEITDCVTDPDYRGNSLLSPIVIKLEEILKEKQIQCAYSLTRAQSVGMNLTVKRLGYTYEGRLKNNCKIFTGFEDMNIWTKQIDVE